Proteins from one Leptonema illini DSM 21528 genomic window:
- a CDS encoding sensor histidine kinase, with amino-acid sequence MKLDPAYAEQILSGISPLFTINQRQELRFVNRPFEEEFGIKAATVLGRRIFDILPLPVLDREAMLDALQRKGGRKSVNHQFRFRRRIYGYTVFPVGADQGIILKNITDIRRLERKVQNLHSRLLSAQEEERQRLAAELHDGVGQTIVAAKINLMAYNADRARNESRFTMAVELIDRSSDELREIYSNLYPSVLRELGLTSAIRAALKALEGASIHVDADIDIKRALPEDLEVQVYRLLQELIANTLKHSSATAVSVHIFQNRNLLHLQFDDNGTGFDTGRSAESGFGLQNMRRRVADWQGWLQLISFPGGGSSVQIRLPVRRRTAPL; translated from the coding sequence GTGAAGCTTGATCCGGCCTATGCAGAACAGATCCTATCAGGCATCTCGCCGCTTTTCACGATCAATCAAAGGCAGGAGTTGCGCTTTGTAAACCGGCCGTTCGAAGAAGAATTCGGAATAAAAGCGGCGACCGTACTCGGCCGACGCATCTTCGACATACTGCCGCTTCCCGTACTCGATCGCGAGGCGATGCTCGACGCTCTGCAGCGCAAGGGCGGACGCAAAAGCGTGAACCATCAATTTCGCTTTCGACGCCGTATCTATGGTTATACAGTATTCCCGGTCGGAGCGGATCAGGGCATCATACTCAAAAATATTACCGACATACGCCGCCTGGAGCGCAAGGTACAGAATCTGCATTCGCGTCTTCTCAGCGCCCAGGAAGAAGAACGACAGCGCCTTGCCGCCGAACTGCATGACGGAGTCGGGCAGACCATCGTCGCCGCAAAGATCAACCTGATGGCGTATAACGCCGACCGTGCCCGGAACGAATCCCGATTTACGATGGCCGTCGAACTGATCGATCGATCAAGCGACGAACTGCGCGAAATCTATTCGAATCTGTATCCTTCCGTGTTACGGGAGCTCGGTCTGACCTCGGCGATTCGAGCCGCTCTGAAGGCCCTTGAAGGCGCCTCGATTCATGTGGATGCCGATATAGATATTAAACGCGCCTTACCCGAAGACCTTGAGGTCCAGGTTTACAGGCTTCTGCAAGAGCTGATCGCCAATACTTTGAAGCATTCGTCGGCGACGGCGGTTTCCGTTCATATCTTTCAAAACCGCAACCTGCTTCATCTGCAATTCGACGATAACGGAACAGGCTTCGACACGGGACGAAGCGCCGAGAGCGGATTCGGGCTTCAGAATATGCGTCGCCGCGTCGCCGACTGGCAGGGATGGTTGCAGCTGATTTCATTTCCTGGGGGCGGAAGCAGCGTGCAGATACGCCTGCCTGTTCGCCGGAGGACGGCTCCTCTATGA
- a CDS encoding LruC domain-containing protein, giving the protein MKRIVTNLSLQILVAFLGMLMVSACTREDENLAWLLAVTDPLADIEPTTEAETIPFHMDVEDVNGPTDFIFENTTTYPVRVTVIDGVNPVDSTLVQIMEYTSGGPRVSFRAVTDAEGNVSGSFTIENRAEPRVTVELTYLGKEYRFEIDLTNVREIKRYIYVDGYLEQIEISDRDGDGIADELDDYPDDAGRATLVKIPADNYFTIAFEDLFPTPGDADFNDYVVRVKSEQDLDAQGKVVRMRSEFTHVAKGAGYNHTFHMKLPGTGQYTLKRTAADGTVAFDTTLPLTDAGVEILPSSETTLAQSNTATGQIFVTGMTAQFEAVFETPLTGLAFPYDMYLYVKNTKKEIHFPGKYTNSDGSDPYMDANGFPWALLIPGDWSWPLERNNIHQAYPLFQSWYETAGQQAAEWYKTADFNLVFNK; this is encoded by the coding sequence ATGAAACGCATCGTAACAAACCTCAGCCTGCAGATCCTCGTCGCATTCCTGGGAATGCTCATGGTCTCAGCCTGTACGCGCGAGGATGAAAATCTTGCATGGCTTCTTGCCGTCACCGACCCTCTGGCCGACATTGAACCGACGACGGAGGCCGAAACCATCCCCTTTCATATGGATGTCGAAGACGTGAACGGCCCCACGGATTTTATCTTCGAGAATACGACGACCTACCCGGTCAGGGTAACCGTGATCGACGGCGTGAACCCGGTAGACAGCACCCTTGTTCAGATTATGGAATATACGTCGGGCGGTCCGCGCGTTTCCTTCCGCGCGGTCACCGATGCCGAGGGCAATGTCAGCGGTAGCTTCACGATAGAGAATCGTGCCGAACCGCGGGTTACGGTGGAACTCACATATCTCGGTAAAGAGTATCGCTTCGAAATCGACCTGACAAATGTCCGCGAAATCAAGCGCTACATCTACGTTGACGGCTACCTCGAGCAGATCGAGATCAGCGATCGCGACGGCGACGGTATTGCCGACGAGCTGGACGATTATCCCGATGATGCCGGTCGCGCCACGCTTGTTAAGATTCCGGCCGACAACTATTTCACCATCGCCTTCGAAGATCTCTTCCCCACTCCGGGCGACGCCGACTTTAATGACTATGTTGTGCGAGTGAAAAGCGAGCAGGACCTCGATGCGCAAGGTAAGGTCGTACGCATGCGCAGCGAGTTCACACACGTGGCGAAAGGAGCCGGCTACAACCATACCTTCCATATGAAGTTACCAGGAACGGGACAATATACGCTGAAGAGAACAGCGGCAGATGGAACCGTCGCCTTTGATACGACCCTTCCGCTTACCGATGCCGGAGTCGAGATCTTGCCCTCCAGCGAAACGACGCTTGCTCAATCCAACACTGCGACGGGACAGATCTTCGTTACGGGCATGACGGCGCAATTCGAAGCCGTATTCGAGACGCCGCTGACCGGACTGGCCTTTCCCTATGACATGTATCTCTATGTGAAGAATACGAAGAAGGAGATTCACTTCCCCGGCAAATACACAAATAGCGACGGAAGCGATCCCTATATGGATGCGAACGGATTCCCGTGGGCCCTGTTGATTCCAGGAGACTGGAGCTGGCCTCTCGAACGTAACAACATCCATCAGGCGTATCCGCTCTTTCAGAGCTGGTACGAAACGGCGGGACAGCAAGCTGCGGAATGGTATAAAACAGCAGACTTCAATCTCGTCTTCAACAAGTGA
- a CDS encoding YgaP-like transmembrane domain: protein MCIERVHRIMMASVISIGAYLLYTGSVIGLAILGFVVFMLLLWAFTNFCPSVFMLGRFLKPCWKE from the coding sequence CGAATTATGATGGCATCGGTTATTTCTATTGGAGCCTACCTGCTTTATACGGGTTCGGTAATCGGGCTTGCCATCCTTGGCTTCGTCGTTTTCATGCTCCTTCTCTGGGCCTTCACGAACTTCTGTCCCTCCGTTTTCATGCTGGGACGTTTCCTGAAGCCCTGCTGGAAGGAATGA
- a CDS encoding DUF1554 domain-containing protein, which yields MSVFSGLFLQCSKPFPEGGAVSLLSLASTFDHYIFATSATYNGNLLMAGGGATGIEGADSLCAQAKDSEQPALPGTGSEYRALLIDSGNRVACTSINCAGGSSEHVDWVLRANTSYKRPDGTVVFTTNASGIFLMTAGLNAPLAAAGQWWTGMDSDWMELGPSTCTDWTDTVGNGAFGVGAVTGPAAFADGGFGGDCSIPLSLLCVR from the coding sequence ATGAGCGTCTTTTCTGGATTGTTCCTGCAATGCTCGAAACCTTTTCCCGAAGGCGGAGCGGTTAGCCTGCTCAGTCTTGCCAGTACCTTTGATCATTACATCTTTGCGACTTCGGCCACCTACAACGGCAATCTACTTATGGCCGGTGGGGGGGCGACCGGCATTGAAGGGGCCGATAGTCTCTGCGCTCAGGCAAAGGACAGTGAGCAGCCGGCGCTTCCTGGAACAGGATCAGAATACAGAGCGCTTCTTATCGATTCTGGCAATCGAGTCGCCTGCACGTCGATTAACTGTGCAGGCGGCAGCTCCGAGCATGTAGACTGGGTGCTGCGCGCGAATACGAGCTACAAACGCCCCGATGGAACGGTCGTCTTTACGACGAATGCCTCAGGCATCTTTCTAATGACGGCGGGCTTGAATGCTCCGCTTGCTGCCGCAGGCCAGTGGTGGACGGGAATGGATAGTGATTGGATGGAATTGGGACCATCTACTTGTACCGACTGGACGGATACGGTGGGCAATGGCGCTTTTGGCGTAGGTGCCGTGACGGGGCCGGCGGCTTTTGCTGATGGCGGTTTTGGTGGGGACTGCTCAATACCTCTTTCCCTTCTCTGCGTGCGTTAA
- a CDS encoding adenylate/guanylate cyclase domain-containing protein, whose amino-acid sequence MEKGRIRFRSGFALYHDPSLDDKFSSEGADGIARRVRRWKRNQVSLLVLAPDLKWMGSDELSEWHRICREEGMPILLASVASLTRPDFSYFRRLNQELRTHLWKGHVLFLHSQEASAAVRGFLPTLLIHPVEISPDRAAEVVDGPEAPEEVRKIVAEYARSIHPYLPQTAKTMIGKPGGRFSIRRKLLSIITGIVVLSSVVIITLTGDLFKKLSTVLIQDYNLSLSRMIGDALDSDLDNVYAWGRLLGSGQESPQSFFAKNASAVSVALLKRDGKTDTVKAESIHLNEALSKDYGVTEAEMISLLQSDKSDEFFNASPDVPVFSPFVRADGSLLLILSLWLDSEDTVQLIVLSPERLFARYRSARQTEIFRLLLVDGQGRLISATDGAIQKIEDLPIVQSMLRSPVDNGSQLFESEGHEYLGSFRILKNGFGVISLVPADRAFEAVFRVQRQNILIVVMILTVAFIIVYLFSRTLTLPIVELLHAARRIEQGDYAVQIKPSTRDEIGSLTVAFIQMVHGLRERQKIKEEFGKFVNPEIAERAIQGSLRLGGEKKHCTVLFTDIRGFTQFSESRQPEEVVDFLNRYFTAMVDSVTVTDGVVDKFIGDAIMAHWGALLPQKDEAKRAVNSALLMRQSLIDLNHSFALEGIPHINFGLGINTGPVIAGQVGSEKRLEFTVIGDAVNLASRIEYLNKEFGTDILISESTRRILGDDYHLVAMPPVPIRGKAEPQLTYAVLGRKNDSEAPRSLEQLREQLRIAYRPGMPEGSNEP is encoded by the coding sequence ATGGAGAAAGGTAGAATTCGATTTCGAAGCGGCTTCGCTCTGTATCACGATCCTTCGCTTGACGATAAGTTCTCGTCAGAAGGAGCGGATGGTATTGCGCGTCGCGTTCGTCGCTGGAAGAGGAATCAGGTTTCTCTTCTCGTGCTTGCTCCCGATCTGAAGTGGATGGGATCTGACGAGCTGTCCGAATGGCACCGCATCTGTCGCGAAGAGGGCATGCCGATTCTTCTTGCATCGGTCGCTTCGCTTACGCGTCCTGACTTCTCTTATTTCCGTCGCCTCAATCAAGAGCTGCGCACTCATCTATGGAAGGGGCATGTTCTGTTTCTTCACTCGCAGGAGGCCTCGGCCGCTGTAAGAGGATTCCTGCCCACGCTGCTCATTCATCCGGTTGAAATCTCGCCCGATCGCGCCGCCGAAGTCGTAGACGGCCCTGAAGCTCCCGAAGAGGTGCGCAAAATCGTCGCCGAATATGCGCGAAGCATCCATCCGTATCTTCCACAAACGGCGAAGACTATGATCGGCAAGCCGGGCGGACGGTTCTCGATTCGTCGTAAGCTGCTTTCGATTATTACGGGTATCGTCGTGCTTTCCAGCGTCGTGATCATCACGCTGACGGGCGATCTTTTCAAAAAACTCAGCACGGTTCTTATACAGGATTATAACCTGAGCCTTTCGCGTATGATCGGCGATGCACTCGATTCCGATCTGGATAACGTATATGCATGGGGGCGCCTGCTCGGTTCGGGTCAGGAAAGCCCGCAGAGCTTTTTTGCTAAGAACGCTTCGGCCGTGTCGGTGGCCTTACTCAAGCGTGATGGCAAGACCGATACCGTAAAGGCCGAGTCCATTCATCTAAACGAGGCGTTAAGCAAAGACTACGGAGTTACCGAAGCCGAAATGATTTCGCTTCTTCAGTCCGATAAATCGGACGAGTTTTTCAATGCTTCGCCCGATGTACCTGTTTTCAGCCCGTTTGTGCGAGCGGATGGTTCTCTGCTCCTTATACTTTCGCTCTGGCTTGACTCCGAAGATACCGTTCAGTTGATCGTTCTCTCACCCGAGCGGTTATTCGCGCGCTACCGCAGCGCCAGGCAGACCGAGATATTCAGGCTTCTACTCGTCGACGGGCAGGGCCGGCTGATTTCGGCCACCGATGGCGCCATTCAGAAAATCGAGGACCTGCCTATCGTACAGTCAATGCTGCGCAGTCCCGTCGACAACGGCTCTCAGCTCTTTGAATCAGAAGGCCATGAATATCTCGGCTCGTTTCGCATCTTGAAAAACGGATTCGGCGTGATCTCTCTTGTCCCGGCCGATCGGGCCTTTGAGGCCGTCTTTCGCGTGCAGCGACAGAACATCCTCATCGTCGTGATGATTCTCACGGTCGCCTTCATCATCGTCTATCTCTTCTCGCGAACGTTGACACTGCCCATCGTCGAACTTCTTCATGCGGCGCGCCGAATCGAGCAGGGCGACTATGCCGTTCAGATCAAGCCGAGCACGCGTGACGAGATCGGTTCGTTAACCGTGGCCTTTATACAGATGGTGCATGGACTGCGCGAACGTCAGAAGATCAAAGAAGAGTTCGGTAAGTTCGTGAATCCTGAAATCGCCGAGCGCGCCATTCAGGGTAGTCTGCGTCTCGGTGGCGAGAAAAAGCACTGTACGGTTCTTTTCACCGATATCAGAGGGTTCACCCAGTTCTCAGAGTCCCGTCAACCCGAAGAGGTCGTGGATTTTCTGAACCGCTATTTCACGGCGATGGTCGATAGCGTGACGGTTACGGACGGCGTCGTCGATAAGTTCATCGGCGACGCGATCATGGCTCACTGGGGAGCCCTTCTTCCGCAGAAGGATGAGGCGAAGCGCGCCGTCAATTCGGCTCTGCTCATGCGACAGTCTCTGATAGATCTCAATCATTCTTTCGCGCTCGAAGGCATCCCGCATATAAATTTCGGCCTTGGCATTAATACGGGGCCGGTGATCGCCGGCCAGGTCGGATCAGAGAAGCGCCTTGAATTTACCGTCATCGGCGACGCCGTTAACCTTGCATCCCGTATCGAATATTTGAATAAAGAATTCGGTACCGACATCCTCATCTCTGAAAGCACGCGACGCATACTCGGTGACGATTATCATCTCGTCGCCATGCCTCCCGTACCCATTCGCGGTAAGGCAGAACCACAGTTAACCTACGCCGTTCTGGGGCGAAAGAACGACTCCGAAGCGCCCCGATCGCTGGAACAGCTCAGAGAACAGTTGCGAATCGCCTATCGTCCGGGCATGCCGGAGGGCTCCAATGAACCGTAA
- a CDS encoding response regulator: protein MKETRLYLADDHAIVREGLRFILSSQPHYKIVGESGDGPIALQQIEEIKPDIAILDISLPGMTGIEIARQIRRYHPDIRIIMLSRHDNEEYLRELLKYKIHGYVLKDEAGSDLIRAIDAVMSGETYLSPRMVSMLVREKEAGTDADTGLFSLLSNREREILKLLAEGKTNEEIGTQLRISPHTAKVHRQNIMKKLNLHKTADLVRYAVRTGLIEG from the coding sequence ATGAAAGAAACCAGACTCTATCTTGCCGACGATCATGCCATCGTCCGAGAAGGCCTTCGCTTCATCCTGAGCTCGCAGCCCCATTACAAAATCGTCGGCGAATCAGGAGACGGACCGATCGCCTTGCAGCAGATCGAAGAGATCAAGCCCGATATCGCCATCCTCGACATCTCGCTTCCCGGCATGACGGGTATTGAGATCGCCCGGCAGATTCGCCGATATCATCCCGACATCAGAATCATCATGCTTTCGCGTCACGATAACGAAGAGTATCTGCGTGAGCTTCTTAAATATAAGATCCACGGATATGTTTTGAAAGATGAGGCGGGCAGCGACTTAATAAGGGCTATCGATGCCGTTATGAGCGGCGAAACCTATCTGAGTCCGCGCATGGTTTCAATGCTCGTGCGCGAAAAAGAGGCCGGAACGGACGCCGATACGGGCCTTTTTTCCCTGCTTTCAAACCGTGAACGAGAGATACTCAAGCTGCTGGCCGAAGGCAAGACGAACGAAGAGATCGGAACGCAGCTGCGTATCTCTCCTCATACGGCGAAGGTTCACAGACAGAATATCATGAAGAAGCTCAACCTTCATAAAACGGCCGATCTTGTGCGCTATGCGGTGCGTACAGGGTTAATCGAAGGCTGA
- a CDS encoding inositol monophosphatase family protein, with amino-acid sequence MSFDLQNEVNRRLDAVEGLLPELQRLLTTMQEEDLQIRTKSTRRDLVTKADVASEETILHFLRSLFPGDAILAEESGQHQALSSSVPVSGLTWCIDPVDGTVNYAHGLPLYAVSFGLLFENEPVGGLVFLPALNDTYRGAVQSGATKNGRPIRVSPNTDLESALIVTGFPYRRQEMIDILTGSLRGVLLNARGIRRTGSAALDLCWVAEGRFDGHYEWNLSPWDTCGALTILREAGGTATNLKGEHFRLEEKMLVATNGFVHEQLRTTLIEAGASEPHAE; translated from the coding sequence ATGAGTTTCGATCTACAGAACGAAGTTAACCGTCGACTGGACGCTGTAGAGGGGCTGCTGCCCGAGCTACAGCGTCTTCTGACGACGATGCAGGAAGAGGATCTTCAGATCCGCACCAAATCGACGCGCCGCGATCTCGTTACAAAGGCCGACGTCGCCTCAGAAGAGACGATCCTGCATTTTCTGCGTAGCCTCTTTCCAGGCGACGCCATACTGGCAGAAGAATCGGGCCAGCATCAGGCCCTTTCATCCAGTGTGCCCGTTTCGGGACTGACATGGTGCATCGACCCCGTCGACGGAACCGTGAACTACGCCCACGGGCTGCCGCTTTATGCCGTATCGTTCGGCCTGCTCTTTGAGAACGAACCGGTTGGAGGCCTTGTTTTTCTGCCTGCATTGAACGACACCTATAGAGGAGCGGTGCAGAGCGGAGCGACAAAAAACGGGCGCCCGATTCGCGTCTCACCGAACACGGATCTTGAATCGGCCCTGATCGTTACGGGATTCCCCTACAGACGTCAGGAGATGATCGACATCCTCACCGGATCGCTTCGCGGAGTGTTGCTGAACGCTCGCGGAATTCGCCGCACGGGTTCGGCCGCTCTTGACCTGTGCTGGGTGGCCGAAGGACGTTTTGACGGCCACTACGAATGGAATCTTTCGCCGTGGGATACGTGCGGAGCGTTAACCATCCTGCGAGAGGCAGGCGGCACGGCGACGAATCTCAAAGGCGAACATTTTCGCCTTGAAGAAAAGATGCTTGTAGCGACGAACGGCTTTGTTCATGAACAGCTGCGCACGACGCTGATTGAGGCAGGCGCCTCAGAACCGCATGCGGAATGA